One Acidobacteriota bacterium genomic region harbors:
- a CDS encoding dipeptidase — protein sequence MSAAALDFARENQQRFLNELKDLLRIPSVSTLPEHKADVRRAADFVAAEMKRIGLEHVEIIPTAGHPLVYADWLHAAGKPTVLCYAHYDVQPPDPLDEWKTPPFEPTERDQNIYARGAVDDKGQMWMHIKALESLFQTGNGKLPLNVRIIIEGEEEVGGEGIAKFVREHSDRLKADFALVSDTEMFAPNLPTLCVGLRGMVYTELEAVGAMTDLHSGMYGGAAPNPFEALARIISKLKDENGKVLIPGFYDRVEKPAAAELKAWKSLPFDEEEYRKKEVGSKQLTGEAGYTVLERTWARPTLEVHGMPGGFIGTGGKTVIPAKAAAKVSMRLVPDQRPDEIFKLYSEFVKSIVPKGIELKIKQFSIADPIVIKTDNKYVQASTVAMKEVFNKETVYIRSGGSIPIVADFEKFLKIPSVMMGFGLPDDNLHAPNEKFHIPNFYRGIESIIRFFQRVGGEG from the coding sequence ATGTCCGCAGCCGCTCTCGACTTCGCCCGCGAAAATCAGCAGCGCTTTCTCAACGAGCTCAAGGACCTGCTCCGCATCCCCAGCGTCAGCACGCTGCCCGAGCACAAAGCAGACGTCCGCCGCGCCGCCGACTTCGTTGCCGCCGAGATGAAGCGCATCGGCCTGGAGCACGTCGAGATCATCCCCACCGCCGGACATCCCCTGGTCTACGCCGACTGGTTGCACGCCGCCGGCAAGCCGACCGTGCTCTGCTACGCGCACTACGACGTCCAGCCGCCCGACCCGCTCGACGAATGGAAGACGCCACCCTTCGAGCCCACCGAGCGCGACCAGAACATCTACGCGCGCGGCGCCGTGGACGACAAAGGCCAGATGTGGATGCACATCAAAGCCCTCGAATCCCTCTTCCAGACCGGCAACGGCAAGCTGCCCCTCAACGTCCGCATCATCATCGAGGGCGAGGAAGAGGTCGGCGGCGAAGGCATCGCCAAGTTCGTGCGCGAGCACAGTGACCGCCTGAAGGCGGATTTCGCGCTCGTCTCCGACACCGAGATGTTCGCGCCCAACCTCCCCACGCTGTGCGTGGGACTGCGCGGCATGGTCTACACCGAGCTCGAAGCCGTGGGCGCCATGACCGACTTGCACAGCGGCATGTACGGTGGCGCCGCTCCGAATCCGTTCGAAGCGCTCGCGCGCATCATCTCCAAGTTGAAAGACGAGAACGGCAAGGTCCTCATCCCCGGGTTCTACGATCGCGTCGAGAAGCCGGCGGCCGCCGAGCTCAAGGCGTGGAAGTCGTTGCCCTTCGACGAGGAGGAATATCGCAAAAAAGAAGTCGGCTCCAAGCAGCTCACCGGAGAAGCGGGCTACACCGTGCTCGAGCGCACCTGGGCGCGGCCCACCCTTGAAGTCCACGGCATGCCCGGCGGCTTCATCGGCACCGGCGGCAAAACGGTCATCCCGGCCAAGGCGGCGGCGAAGGTCTCCATGCGACTCGTCCCCGACCAGCGTCCCGACGAGATCTTCAAGCTCTACTCCGAGTTTGTGAAGTCCATCGTCCCCAAGGGCATCGAGCTCAAGATCAAGCAGTTCTCCATCGCCGACCCCATCGTCATCAAGACCGACAACAAATACGTCCAGGCCTCCACCGTCGCCATGAAAGAAGTCTTTAACAAGGAGACGGTCTACATCCGCAGTGGGGGTTCCATTCCCATCGTCGCCGACTTCGAGAAGTTCCTCAAGATCCCGTCGGTGATGATGGGCTTTGGACTTCCCGACGACAACCTGCACGCCCCCAACGAGAAGTTCCACATCCCGAACTTCTACCGCGGCATCGAGTCCATCATCCGCTTCTTCCAGCGCGTCGGCGGCGAAGGCTAG